From a region of the Macadamia integrifolia cultivar HAES 741 unplaced genomic scaffold, SCU_Mint_v3 scaffold1183, whole genome shotgun sequence genome:
- the LOC122063024 gene encoding zinc finger protein 10-like, with product MEQARYWMWAKRKQCLTSSGDSWEEQAFAEDSSGPLGGCIWPPRSYSCSFCRREFRSAQALGGHMNVHRRDRARLKQSPTTPPHTEILHHHHHNQISIPSCTSLGSAASGAQYPPSPQVCNSLYNIPNSNTNTAIVVASSSPSSPSRVSAPSSTHHQGNYSEQTLISPSYSSSSSIILQQHQQQTKGSPFSPPPSWSDSVAVRVLSEEIEEVKKFNISDKLKSEQIGTIL from the exons ATGGAGCAAGCGCGATACTGGATGTGGGCAAAGAGGAAACAGTGTCTGACCTCTTCTGGTGATTCCTGGGAAGAACAAGCCTTTGCAGAAGACTCATCTGGGCCTCTTGGAGGATGTATATGGCCTCCAAGATCTTATTCCTGCAGTTTCTGTAGGAGAGAATTTAGGTCCGCTCAAGCCCTAGGTGGTCACATGAACGTCCACAGAAGGGATAGGGCAAGACTTAAGCAATCTCCCACAACTCCTCCCCACACTGaaattcttcatcatcatcatcataatcagaTTAGTATTCCTTCTTGTACATCTCTCGGTTCCGCTGCCAGTGGTGCACAATACCCACCAAGTCCTCAGGTTTGCAACTCTCTCTACAATATTCCCAACTCTAACACTAACACAGCTATTGTTGTTGCTTCATCATCTCCATCATCACCTTCTAGGGTTTCAGCACCATCCAGTACTCATCATCAAGGGAATTATAGTGAACAGACTTTGATCTCTCCTTcctattcttcctcttcttccattattcttcaacaacatcaacaacaaacAAAAGGATCCCCTTTCTCTCCACCTCCATCTTGGTCGGATTCTGTTGCTGTTAGGGTTCTCTCGGAGGAGattgaagaagtgaagaagttTAATATATCAGA CAAGCTCAAATCAGAACAAATTGGtacaattttatga
- the LOC122063027 gene encoding transcriptional regulator TAC1-like — protein MEVDPLSPENSDQGGGSTSSDQQKVRSYDCTFCKRGFSNAQALGGHMNIHRRDRAKLKEPFIIVKEEPSFSPPPPPAGLSLELESSENKACNLRPPWPIVTRELRQLQLFVERPLSSEHHKSGSDERGTKRTTEGYKELDLELRLGPES, from the coding sequence ATGGAAGTTGATCCTCTAAGTCCAGAGAATTCCGATCAGGGAGGAGGAAGCACCTCATCAGACCAACAGAAGGTGAGGTCTTACGACTGTACCTTTTGCAAGAGGGGCTTCTCTAATGCACAAGCACTTGGGGGGCATATGAACATCCATAGAAGAGATAGGGCAAAGCTCAAAGAACCCTTCATCATCGTCAAGGAGGAACCAtccttttctcctcctcctcctccagcTGGCTTATCTTTAGAATTGGAGTCCAGTGAAAACAAGGCTTGCAACCTAAGGCCGCCGTGGCCAATTGTTACCAGAGAATTACGGCAGCTACAGTTGTTTGTGGAGAGACCATTAAGCAGTGAACATCATAAATCAGGCAGTGATGAAAGAGGGACTAAGAGGACTACTGAGGGTTATAAGGAATTGGACTTGGAGCTTCGATTGGGCCCGGAATCCTGA
- the LOC122063025 gene encoding thylakoid lumenal 15 kDa protein 1, chloroplastic isoform X2 yields MAILSVSPFTSTPKPLPSPLSVKPQLSRTSYPFPCQCSLLSDPQREHFPGLKKLESAGNLFSSIGESLSRAGLLAIFSASLVLVDPALAFKGGGPYGAEVTRGQDLTGRDFSGKTLIKQDFKTSILRQANFKGAKLLGASFFDADLTGADLSDADLRGVDFSLANVTKVNLSNANLEGALATGNTSFKGSVITGADFTDVPLRDDQRKYLCKAADGVNPTTGNATRDTLLCG; encoded by the exons atggcaattctgaGCGTCTCGCCCTTCACCTCCACTCCCAAGCCATTGCCGTCCCCTCTCTCTGTTAAACCCCAGCTCTCAAGAACAAGCTATCCCTTTCCTTGTCAATGTTCCCTTTTGAGCGATCCGCAAAGGGAACACTTCCCC GGTTTGAAGAAACTCGAATCTGCTGGCAACCTGTTCTCATCTATCGGAGAATCGTTATCTAGAGCAGGCTTGCTAGCTATTTTTTCTGCTTCTCTGGTCCTCGTTGATCCCGCTCTCGCTTTTAAG GGAGGAGGTCCATATGGTGCTGAAGTTACAAGGGGTCAGGACCTCACAGGGAGAGATTTTAGCGGAAAGACTTTGATCAAGCAAGACTTTAAAACG TCTATACTACGACAAGCCAATTTTAAGGGTGCAAAGTTGTTGGGTGCGAGCTTCTTTGATGCTGATTTAACAG GAGCTGATCTTTCTGATGCTGATCTCAGAGGTGTGGACTTCTCATTGGCAAATGTAACAAAG GTGAATTTGAGCAATGCAAACCTGGAAGGTGCACTTGCTACAGGCAACACATCCTTCAAGGGGTCCGTCATAACTGGAGCAG ACTTCACAGATGTGCCTTTGAGAGATGACCAAAGGAAATATCTTTGCAAAGCTGCTGATGG GGTGAATCCTACAACTGGGAATGCAACACGAGACACACTGCTTTGTGGGTAA
- the LOC122063025 gene encoding thylakoid lumenal 15 kDa protein 1, chloroplastic isoform X3, with the protein MAILSVSPFTSTPKPLPSPLSVKPQLSRTSYPFPCQCSLLSDPQREHFPGLKKLESAGNLFSSIGESLSRAGLLAIFSASLVLVDPALAFKGGGPYGAEVTRGQDLTGRDFSGKTLIKQDFKTSILRQANFKGAKLLGASFFDADLTGADLSDADLRGVDFSLANVTKVNLSNANLEGALATGNTSFKGSVITGAVFVPFD; encoded by the exons atggcaattctgaGCGTCTCGCCCTTCACCTCCACTCCCAAGCCATTGCCGTCCCCTCTCTCTGTTAAACCCCAGCTCTCAAGAACAAGCTATCCCTTTCCTTGTCAATGTTCCCTTTTGAGCGATCCGCAAAGGGAACACTTCCCC GGTTTGAAGAAACTCGAATCTGCTGGCAACCTGTTCTCATCTATCGGAGAATCGTTATCTAGAGCAGGCTTGCTAGCTATTTTTTCTGCTTCTCTGGTCCTCGTTGATCCCGCTCTCGCTTTTAAG GGAGGAGGTCCATATGGTGCTGAAGTTACAAGGGGTCAGGACCTCACAGGGAGAGATTTTAGCGGAAAGACTTTGATCAAGCAAGACTTTAAAACG TCTATACTACGACAAGCCAATTTTAAGGGTGCAAAGTTGTTGGGTGCGAGCTTCTTTGATGCTGATTTAACAG GAGCTGATCTTTCTGATGCTGATCTCAGAGGTGTGGACTTCTCATTGGCAAATGTAACAAAG GTGAATTTGAGCAATGCAAACCTGGAAGGTGCACTTGCTACAGGCAACACATCCTTCAAGGGGTCCGTCATAACTGGAGCAG TTTTTGTTCCATTTGACTAG
- the LOC122063025 gene encoding thylakoid lumenal 15 kDa protein 1, chloroplastic isoform X1, with product MAILSVSPFTSTPKPLPSPLSVKPQLSRTSYPFPCQCSLLSDPQREHFPGLKKLESAGNLFSSIGESLSRAGLLAIFSASLVLVDPALAFKGGGPYGAEVTRGQDLTGRDFSGKTLIKQDFKTSILRQANFKGAKLLGASFFDADLTGADLSDADLRGVDFSLANVTKVNLSNANLEGALATGNTSFKGSVITGADHQSRINLCEGSVPTCNFKIIWPFKSIGRLYIIWTARDWKQLPVVPVSSAIVQLCCISIKANFILLVVLVLDFKLFSMWHIIGLNYVGMWDPGSLQILNFQAK from the exons atggcaattctgaGCGTCTCGCCCTTCACCTCCACTCCCAAGCCATTGCCGTCCCCTCTCTCTGTTAAACCCCAGCTCTCAAGAACAAGCTATCCCTTTCCTTGTCAATGTTCCCTTTTGAGCGATCCGCAAAGGGAACACTTCCCC GGTTTGAAGAAACTCGAATCTGCTGGCAACCTGTTCTCATCTATCGGAGAATCGTTATCTAGAGCAGGCTTGCTAGCTATTTTTTCTGCTTCTCTGGTCCTCGTTGATCCCGCTCTCGCTTTTAAG GGAGGAGGTCCATATGGTGCTGAAGTTACAAGGGGTCAGGACCTCACAGGGAGAGATTTTAGCGGAAAGACTTTGATCAAGCAAGACTTTAAAACG TCTATACTACGACAAGCCAATTTTAAGGGTGCAAAGTTGTTGGGTGCGAGCTTCTTTGATGCTGATTTAACAG GAGCTGATCTTTCTGATGCTGATCTCAGAGGTGTGGACTTCTCATTGGCAAATGTAACAAAG GTGAATTTGAGCAATGCAAACCTGGAAGGTGCACTTGCTACAGGCAACACATCCTTCAAGGGGTCCGTCATAACTGGAGCAG ATCATCAGTCAAGGATCAACTTGTGTGAGGGCTCGGTCCCAACCTGCAATTTCAAAATAATATGGCCTTTTAAGAGTATTGGTAGACTGTACATTATATGGACAGCCAGAGATTGGAAGCAACTTCCTGTAGTCCCTGTATCCAGTGCCATAGTGCAATTATGCTGCATTAGCATCAAGGCTAACTTTATTCTTCTAGTTGTTTTGGTGTTGGATTTTAAGTTATTTTCTATGTGGCACATCATAGGTCTAAATTATGTTGGGATGTGGGACCCAGGCTCCCTTCAAATATTAAATTTTCAGGCAAAATAA
- the LOC122063026 gene encoding AT-hook motif nuclear-localized protein 15-like — EELANRWWTGNVALGGVDPASSAAAPSLHLRNPHEDHGGLGPLGPTRREQELIDAATTTTTANSNSSDNNNPEDDESRDNAEDQTTSGGHEIVEGGSGRRPRGRPPGSKNKPKPPIIITRESPNALRSHVLEISSGNDIAESLNTFASRRQRGVCVLSGSGIVTNVNLRQPAAPGAVITLHGRFEILSLSGAFLPAPSPPGATGLTVYLAGGQGQVVGGCVVGPLVASGPVMVIAATFTNATYERLPLEEEAPGTGDGLQLQQTSGLNTGTSAAASVSQSHVVGGGGGLSDPSSMGLPIYNLPPNLLPNGQMPQDVYWATPRPPPSY; from the coding sequence GAAGAGCTGGCAAACCGGTGGTGGACTGGAAACGTGGCGTTGGGAGGGGTCGACCCGGCATCGTCGGCGGCGGCTCCATCCCTTCACCTCCGGAATCCTCACGAAGACCATGGCGGCTTGGGTCCGCTTGGGCCCACCAGAAGAGAGCAAGAGCTGATCGACGCtgccactaccaccaccactgccaACAGCAATAGCAGCGACAATAACAATCCCGAAGACGACGAGAGCCGAGACAACGCCGAAGACCAAACCACAAGCGGAGGACACGAAATCGTCGAAGGTGGCTCTGGGCGGAGGCCACGTGGTCGACCACCGGGATCCAAGAACAAGCCCAAACCACCCATCATCATTACCAGGGAAAGCCCGAACGCCCTCCGAAGCCACGTCCTCGAGATCAGCAGCGGCAACGACATCGCCGAGAGCCTCAACACATTCGCAAGCCGCCGCCAGCGTGGGGTGTGCGTCTTGAGCGGCAGTGGGATTGTCACCAATGTGAATCTCAGGCAGCCGGCGGCTCCAGGGGCAGTCATCACTCTTCACGGCCGTTTTGAGATACTCTCCCTTTCTGGGGCTTTTCTACCTGCGCCGTCACCACCTGGGGCGACTGGGCTAACGGTGTATCTGGCTGGCGGGCAAGGGCAGGTGGTGGGTGGGTGTGTTGTGGGCCCGCTGGTTGCTTCAGGGCCCGTCATGGTTATTGCGGCGACGTTTACGAATGCGACTTACGAGCGGCTGCCGCTCGAAGAGGAGGCTCCCGGTACCGGAGATGGGTTGCAGCTGCAGCAGACGTCGGGATTGAATACGGGGACGAGTGCTGCTGCATCGGTGTCGCAGTCTCACGTtgtgggtggtggtggtggtctgTCAGacccatcttctatggggttgCCCATCTACAATCTGCCCCCAAATCTGCTTCCCAATGGTCAGATGCCACAGGATGTCTATTGGGCTACTCCTCGTCCACCTCCCTCTTACTGA